In Streptomyces sp. NBC_01231, the sequence CGGCCCGCTGCTCGCCGGCGCGCTGCTGGAGCAGCACAGCTGGAAGTCCACGTTCCTGATCAACGTCCCGGTCGCCGCGCTCGCCGTCATCGGCGCGCTGGTGCTGGTGCCGCCGTCGAAGGCCGCCGAGAAGGGGCGTATCGACTACGTCGGCGGACTGTTGTCGGTCGTCTGGATCGGCTCGCTGGTCTACATGATCATCGAGGGTCCGCACTTCGGCTGGGGCGTCAAGGCGATCACGGCCGCGGTGGTCGCGGGCGTCGGCCTCGTCCTGTTCGTGGTGTGGGAACTGCGCCACCCGCGCCCGGTCGTGGACGTCCGCCGCTTCACCGACCGTCGGTTCGCCGGCTCGAACCTCGCGGTGGCCCTGTTCTTCCTGGCGGTCTTCGGCGCCTTCTACTACCTCACCCAGCACCTGCAGTTCGTCCTCGGCCACAGCGCCCTGGACACCGGTCTGCGCATGCTGCCCCTGGCCGGCGCGGTCTTCGTCGGCTCGGCCCTCACCGGCTATCTGACGCCGAAGGTCGGTATGAAGTGGACCGTCACCGCCGGCATGGTCGGCGGCACGGCGGCCCTCGCCCTGCTCACCCAGGTCGACGCGGGTTCGTCGTACGGCGATCTCGTCGCCCCCCTCGCCATCCTGGGGCTCGCGATAGGGCTCGCCCTCTCACCCTGCACGGACGCCATCATGGGCGCCTTTCCCGAGTCCGAACTGGGCGTCGGCGGCGCCGTGAACGACACCTCGCTGGAGCTCGGCGGCTCGCTCGGCATCGCCATCCTCGGCTCGCTGCTGGCCACGTCGTACTCCGACCACCTCACCGACGCGACCTCCGGCAGCAAGCTGCCCGCCTCGACCCTGGCCACCGCACAGGACTCGGTCGGCGCCGGATACGGGGTCGCGCAGGGCATCTCCGAGCAGGCCCGGAAGGTCGCCGCGCAGGCGGCCGGGACGAAGGACCCGCAGCAGGCCGCCCAGTTGAAGGCTCAGGCCGAGCAACTCGCCCAGGGGGCCCACCGGATGGCCGACGCGGTCGGCTCCTCCTTCTCGGACGCGGTCGCCCACACCAGCCTGATCGGCGCGGTGGTCCTGGGCGTCGGCACGGTCGTCGTCGCGCTGCTCCTGCCGCGCGGCAAGGAGACCGAGCGGGCCGAACAGCCGGAGACGGAGAAGGAACTGGCCGGCGCCCGCTGACTCACCGAACTCTTACCCGGCCGAACTAGCCTGCCGCACCGGACCGACCGGTGCGGCAGGCTCATGCGGAGGGTACGCGGGGGATGAAGATCGACTGGGACCGGCGGACCTGTGCCCGGCGCGGGCATGTGACGTACGCGCCGGACGAACCCGCGCTGCGGGAGCGGCTGCACGCGGAGACCGCCCTCGGCACGGCCTGGCGCTGTCTGCGCTGCGGCGACTTCGCCCTCGGCGCCCCGCACGGCTCCGGGCCGGCCGACCGGGCCCCGCTCGTCCCGCGCGGCAAGGTGCTGCGCGACCTGTTCATCCTGCGCTTCCTGGCGATCGAGCGAGCCGTGCGCGGGGTGTTCATCGTGCTGGTCGCGGTGGCGGTGTGGAAATTCAGCAACTCCCGGGACGCGGTCCGCGAGCTCTTCGACGAGTACCTGGACGTCTTCCGGCCCGTCTTCCGCCACTTCCACTACGACCTCGACCACTCGCCGGTCGTCGGCAGCCTGCAGAAGACGTTCGGCTACCGGCACTCCACCCTGGTGCTGGTGGCGGTCCTGCTGCTGGCCTACGCGCTGATCGAACTCGTCGAGGCGGTCGGCCTCTGGTACGTCAAGCGCTGGGCGGAGTACCTGACCGTCGTCGCCACCGCCGCGTTCCTCCCTCTGGAGATCTACGAACTCACCGAGCGCATCAGCTGGTTGAAGATCGCCACGCTGGTCCTCAACATCCTCGCCGTCGTCTACATCGCGCTCGCCAAGCGGCTGTTCGGGCTGCGGGGCGGGCGCGGGGCGTTCGAGGAGGAGCGGCGGAGCGCCTCACTGCTGGAGGTGGAGGAGTCGGCGGGGTCCGCTGTCTGATCCTCCGGCGCAGGGGGCGGCCGACGCGTGGGAAACCTCGGCCGCCGCGGCAGTGACGGTGTTGCCTTGACGTCGGCGTCAAGGCTTACGTTCGACCCATGCGCATCGGCGAGCTGGCGGCGCGGGCCGGGACCACGACCCGGACGCTGCGGTACTACGAGTCACGGGGTCTGCTGCCCGCGAGACGGAACGGCAACGGATACCGCACCTACGACGAGGACGACCTGAAGCTGCTGAGGCAGATCAGGACGTTGCAGGACTTCGGGTTCGACCTGGAGGAGACGCGGCCGTTCGTGGAGTGTCTGCGGGCCGGTCACCCGGAGGGCGACACGTGTCCCGCCTCGCTCGCGGTCTACCGGCGCAAGCTGGACGAGCTCGACGCGCTGATCGGCGAGTTGCGGGCGGTGCGCGAGCAGGTCGGGGCGCAGCTGGCGAGGGCGGAGCGGGCCCGTGACGCGCTGGCGGCCGATGCGGGGGCTCCGGGGGGTCCGGAGCCGGGGTGCGAACTGGGAGGGAACCTCAGATGATCAAGGCGGCGGGTGTGGCCGAGGTGACGGACGCGGACTTCGAGACGGAGGTGGTCGGCGCGGAGCTGCCGGTGCTGGTGGAGTTCACCGCCGACTGGTGTCCGCCCTGCCGGCAGATGGGGCCGGTGCTCAGCGCCCTCGCCGAGGAGGAGGGCGAACGGCTCAAGGTGGTCCAGCTGGACGTGGACACCAACCCGGAGACCACGAACGCGTACAAGGTGCTGTCGATGCCGACGTTCATGGTGTTCCGCGGCGGTGAGCCGGTGAAGTCGATGGTGGGGGCCCGGCCGAAGCGGCGGCTCCTGGAGGAGTTGGCCGACGTCCTCTGAGTCCCCGGCGAGCTCCCGGATGAGCTCCCCCGATACGAAGAAATCCCCCGAGCAATTGCGCTCGGGGGATTTCTTTGCGTATATTTACTGGTTCGCGACTTCACGGGAATTGGTCGCGAATGAGGCTTAGTGAGCACAGTATATCCGGGCGGGAGTGGAATTGTCAAACACCGACTTTCCAGATCGTGAATTGAAGCGCGAACAGGAATTCATCGACGAGCTGTACGCGCGCGTGGACGCCCTGCGCGGCGACACCGAGGTCTCGGTCACGGACGCGCTCGCCCAGGGCAACACGCCCATGCAGGTGCGGCTGGAACGGGACATCCTGGTCGCCGAGCGCTCGGGACTGCTGGCCGCGCTGAACGCGGTGGACGGTTCGCTCTGCTTCGGCCGGATCGACCTCAGCTCCGGCGTCACCCACCACATCGGCCGGATCGGTCTGCGCACCGACGACGCCGAGCACACCCCGATCCTGATCGACTGGCGGGCCGACGTCGCCCGACCCTTCTACCTGGCCACCGGTCACACCCCGATGGGCATCGGCCGGCGCCGGCACATCACCACCGAGGGCCGCACGGTCACCCACCTGCACGACGAGATCCTCGACCTCGGCGACGCCACCCGCACCGGCCACGAGGACCCCACCGGGGACGCCGTGCTGCTGGCCGCACTCAACTCCGCCCGCACCGGCCGGATGAGCGACATCGTGCAGACCATCCAGGCCGAGCAGGACGAGATCATCCGGGCTCCGCACCGCGGGGTGCGGGTGGTCGAGGGCGGCCCCGGCACCGGCAAGACGGCGGTCGCCCTG encodes:
- a CDS encoding MFS transporter; this encodes MRLVMNEPVETMDGPYARRWWALLVLCLSLLIIVMANTALTVAAPDMTQDLGLSSADLQWVIDGYTVPYAALMLLLGAIGDKYSRRGALVLGLFVFGGGAVAGSLVDSSAGVIAARAVMGVGAAMIMPATLSLLAASFPRAERAKAITLWTATAGLAIAAGPLLAGALLEQHSWKSTFLINVPVAALAVIGALVLVPPSKAAEKGRIDYVGGLLSVVWIGSLVYMIIEGPHFGWGVKAITAAVVAGVGLVLFVVWELRHPRPVVDVRRFTDRRFAGSNLAVALFFLAVFGAFYYLTQHLQFVLGHSALDTGLRMLPLAGAVFVGSALTGYLTPKVGMKWTVTAGMVGGTAALALLTQVDAGSSYGDLVAPLAILGLAIGLALSPCTDAIMGAFPESELGVGGAVNDTSLELGGSLGIAILGSLLATSYSDHLTDATSGSKLPASTLATAQDSVGAGYGVAQGISEQARKVAAQAAGTKDPQQAAQLKAQAEQLAQGAHRMADAVGSSFSDAVAHTSLIGAVVLGVGTVVVALLLPRGKETERAEQPETEKELAGAR
- a CDS encoding DUF2127 domain-containing protein; translated protein: MKIDWDRRTCARRGHVTYAPDEPALRERLHAETALGTAWRCLRCGDFALGAPHGSGPADRAPLVPRGKVLRDLFILRFLAIERAVRGVFIVLVAVAVWKFSNSRDAVRELFDEYLDVFRPVFRHFHYDLDHSPVVGSLQKTFGYRHSTLVLVAVLLLAYALIELVEAVGLWYVKRWAEYLTVVATAAFLPLEIYELTERISWLKIATLVLNILAVVYIALAKRLFGLRGGRGAFEEERRSASLLEVEESAGSAV
- a CDS encoding MerR family transcriptional regulator: MRIGELAARAGTTTRTLRYYESRGLLPARRNGNGYRTYDEDDLKLLRQIRTLQDFGFDLEETRPFVECLRAGHPEGDTCPASLAVYRRKLDELDALIGELRAVREQVGAQLARAERARDALAADAGAPGGPEPGCELGGNLR
- a CDS encoding thioredoxin domain-containing protein; amino-acid sequence: MAEVTDADFETEVVGAELPVLVEFTADWCPPCRQMGPVLSALAEEEGERLKVVQLDVDTNPETTNAYKVLSMPTFMVFRGGEPVKSMVGARPKRRLLEELADVL